AGATTCCATTTCAATCAGTAAATCTCCAGTAGAAATAGCATCGCCTGCATCTACAAAGATTTTTTTGATAACACCATCTTTTGGTGCTTGTACAGTTGTTTCCATTTTCATTGCTTCCGTAATTAACAAGTGTTCACCACGTTTTACTGGACTACCTGGAGAAACAACCACTTTTAATACAGTACCTGGCATTGTCGCACCAATTTGATTTGCATTAGATGAATCTGCTTTTGGTTTTCGTTCACCAGCTACTTCAACTGTCATATCTTGAATAACGATTTCACGTGGTTGTCCATTTAGTTCAAAATAAAGGACACGTGTACCATCATGTTGAGCCTCACCAATAGAAACTAGTTTTATAATAAGCGTTTTACCTTTTTCAATTTCCACTTCAATTTCTTCACCAAGTTTTAAACCATATAAGAAAGTTAGCGTATCTAAAACGGAAACATCGCCAAATTTACTATAAGTCTCCATATATTCTTCAAATACTTTTGGATATAATGCTGAAGCTAAAACTTCATGACTTGTAATAGGTCTATTATATTTGTTGAATAAAGTATCACGGATTTCTTTTAAATCTACTGGCTCTAATAATTCTCCAGGTCTAACTGTAATTGGTTCTCGATCTTTTAATACGACTTTTTGCAATTCTTCTGGGAAACCTCCAAATGGTTGACCTAAGTATCCTTGGAAGAATTCAATTACTGAGTCTGGAAAATCAATTGTTTTTCCACGTTCTAATACAGAATGCTCATCTAATTCATTTTGCACCATAAATAAAGCCATATCACCAACAACTTTAGACGATGGTGTTACTTTAACGATATCGCCAAATAGTAAGTTTACGCGAGAATACATTTTCTTAACTTCTTCCCAACGATCTCCTAGCCCTACGCCTTTTGCTTGCTGTTGCAAGTTACTATATTGGCCACCAGGCATTTCATGGACATAAATTTCCGAATGTGGACTATTCATACCACTTTCAAAATCTTTATAGTATTTACGAACATCTTCCCAGTAATATGAAAGTTTTTCTAAACCATCGATATTTGCTCGAACTTGACGTTCGCTACCTTTCATTGCATAGTACAAACTATTTGAACTTGGTTGTGAAGTTAAACCTGCCATTGAACCTAAGGCAGTATCAACGATATCTACACCTGCTTCAGCTGCTTTCGCATATAAATAAATACCGTTTCCACTCGTATCATGAGAGTGTAAGTGAATTGGTAAATCTGTTGATTCTTTTAATTCAGAGATTAATCGATAGGCTGCCTCAGGTTTCAATAAACCAGCCATATCTTTAATAGCAAGAATATGAGCTCCAGCTGCTTCTAATTCTTTTGCCATATCTTTATAGTATTTCACAGTATATTTTGCTCTTGAATCATCTAAGATATCACCTGTATAACAAATTGCTGCTTCTGCAATTTTCCCTGCGTCTCTTGCAGCATCAATTGCTACTTCCATTCCTTTAATCCAGTTTAAACTGTCGAAAATACGGAATACATCTATACCAGCATCTGCAGATTTTTGAATAAATTCTTTAATCAAATTATCAGGGTAGTTTTTATAACCAACCGCGTTTGCACCACGTAATAACATTTGGAATAAAACATTTGGTATTTGTTCACGTAGCTTAATCAATCGTTCCCATGGATCTTCTTTTAAGAAACGATATGCAACGTCAAAAGTTGCTCCTCCCCACATTTCAAGTGAGAAATAATTTTCCATAATTCGAGCAGTGTCATCTGCAATTTCATGCATATCATATGAACGAACACGTGTTGCAAGCAATGATTGATGGGCATCACGCATTGTTGTATCCGTTAATAACAAATCATCTTGTTCTCGAATCCATTTCACTAAACCTTCAGGGCCTCTTTCATCCAAAATTCGTTTGGTACCTGCAGGAATCGTTTGGAAACGTTCAATCTGAGGTTTATGTGGTTTTGGATGAATTGGCTTTTGTTTTTTCTCAATACCCGGAAAACCATTAATCGTTACATTACCAATATAGCTCAGTAACTTAGTACCACGGTCACGTGCGGGTTTGAATAAAAATAATTCAGGAGTAGAATCAATGAAACTAGTATCAAATTTTCCATCAATAAACTTAGGATGTCTTACAACATTTTCTAAGAATGGGATATTCGTTTTAATACCACGGATACGGAATTCTTGAAGATTTCGATCCATTTTCGCAGCTGCTTCTTTAAACGTATTTCCCCAAGTAGATACTTTGACCAATAAAGAATCATAGTGAGGAGATATCACCGCTCCTTGGAAACCATTACCAGCATCCAAACGAACACCAAAACCACCACTTGAACGATACACCATTAACTTTCCAGTATCCGGCATGAAATTATTTTGTGGATCTTCAGTCGTTACTCGAGATTGAATTGCAAAGCCGAAAAGTGGAATTTTAGATTGTTCAGGAATGTTAATAACTTCTCCATGTAATGTATATCCATTTGCGATATTAATCTGTGCATGGACAATATCGATACCCGTTACCATTTCTGTAATCGTATGTTCTACTTGAACGCGTGGATTAACCTCGATAAAGTAAAAATCATCGTTTGCAACTAAAAATTCTACTGTACCAGCATTAATATAATTAACATTTTTCATTAATTGAACAGCAGCATTACAAATTCTTTCACGCAATTCATGTGAAATCGAATTGGATGGAGCAATTTCAACTACCTTTTGATGACGACGCTGAATTGAACAATCACGTTCATACAAATGAACTAGATTGCCTTCTTTATCTCCTAAAATTTGTACTTCTATATGTTTTGGATGAAGGATACATTTTTCTACATACACTTCATCTGAACCAAATGCTGCCTTAGCTTCTGATTTTGCACGTTCATAAGCTTCTTGTGCTTCTTCTGTATTATGTACAACACGCATTCCGCGGCCACCACCGCCAAGAGCAGCTTTAATCATTAATGGATATTGATGTTCTTCACCAAAAGCTAAAACTTCTTCTAGAGATTCAACAGGACCATCTGTTCCAGGAATAACTGGTATACCAGCTGCAACAGCTTGTTCTCTAGCCTTTACTTTATCTCCAAACATATCTAAATGTTTAGATGTAGGCCCGATGAAAATAATCCCTTCTTCTTCGCAGCGTTTAGCAAACTCTAAATTTTCTGATAAAAAACCATAGCCAGGGTGAATAGCATCTGCTCCTGACTCTTTTGCGATTTTTAAAATTCCTTCAATATCTAGGTATGCATCAATTGGTTTCTTGCCATCCCCAACAAGATAAGCTTCATCCGCTTTATAACGGTGAAATGAACCGCTATCTTCCCTTGAATATATTGCCACTGTGTGAATGTTTAATTCTGTACAAGCTCGAAAAACACGAATTGCAATTTCGCCACGGTTGGCGACTAGAATTTTATTAATCGACATGAAGATCCCCCTAATCCTATTGACTCTCTTTTTTTACAATCATGGAGACATTTGCTAATATCCCCATAGCTAAAGATAACAGAATTATCGATGTTCCGCCATAACTAATAAACGGAAGTGGTACACCCGTTAATGGAATAATACCACTTAAACCTCCTACATTGACGAAAGTTTGAATACCAATCCAACTGCCTATTCCTGCAGCAATCATACGTGCCATTGGATCTTTTGCTTTAATCGCAATACGCATTGCCTTGTATACGATGTAGCCCAGACCAAATAATACAATTGCTACCCCAAATGTTCCTAACTCTTCTGAAATAATCGCCAAGATAAAGTCTGTTTGTGGTTCAGGTAAATAGCCCATTTTCTGTACAGATTGTCCTAATCCTAATCCTTTAACGCCACCTGAGCCAATTGCATAATAACCATTTACAATCTGATATCCAAAAGCATCAGAGTCTTTAAATGGATCGAGATATGCTCTTAATCTTCCCATTCGACGTACAGTAAAGAATGAATCTTTGAAAATAAACAGACCGATTAAACCGACAACTGCTAAACCTATTAACCAACCAATAATCTTACTAAAAGTAGAGAATTTCATACCACTAGCAGCCATAACGGATAATACAATCATTGTTATTAGACCAATTGCCCCTAAATCCGGCTCTAATCCTATGAATAGAATAGCCGCACCAAAAACCAATAACGGAGGCATTATTGACTCATTAATTATATCTAATTTTCCAGTTTCTCTTTTCTTTGCAAAGAAAGCTGCAAAATAAAGTATCATTCCTAACTTAGTAAGTTCAGAAGGTTGTAAATTTGCAAATCCAAAATTCAACCAACTTTTTGCACCAGAATTATCTGGACTATAACCAAACAAAAAAACAGACATTAACAAAATAAGCATGGTTGCAATAATCAACATCATCATTTTTCGATCTTTATAACGTTTGTAAGGAATTATAAAACCTATTAAAAAGGCGACAGCTGCAACAGTCAAATTCATCAGTTGCTTTTTATAAAAGAAATCTGGTGTTGTTTGTAATGTGTGAACAGCCCAAAACATACTTGCGCTATAAATCATGACCAATCCAAACACGCATAATAAAACATATGTAAAAAACAAAGGGTAGTCAAAATACTTCGCATATTTTTTTAAATAAGTTTTCATTCTTTTACCTCATATTCTTATCTAGCAAAAAAACCCAAACAGCAGGTGTTTGAGTTTTTTACTTATTTCTCAGTGAATGCATCATGCAATGCAGACAACTCTTTTTCCAGTGAATCGAGAATTTGTCTTCCCTTTTCACGTTCAAGCAAACCTAGTTTAACTGCAAAGTCGATTTCTCGAGATAAACCAAACATTTGCGTATCTAAAACTTCTTCGTACAATGGACATTGTGGCATTGTCAAATGTTCCATTTGTACCCTAATTAATTTTGCTATTTTATCCGCATCGGCAATTAGGAGTTCCAATGCTTTCTCCTGATACGAACTTTGTGATTTTGTATCCATGAGGACGCCCCCATTACCTGATATTTCTTCAACTCTATCTTAATAAAGTTTATCTTTTGCAAAGAAAAAATGCAAGCATCTATATTTCAAATTGAGAATCATAATATTATTTATTTCTATCTGCTCATAAAAAGCGTTATACTTAAAGATGGAATGGAACATCGAAGGAGGAAAATCTATGGAATCCATCATTCAAATTAAAGGTGCAGTCAACTTTCAAATTACATTAGATTCTACAGTTTGGATTTTTGATGACCGCAAGCTAGATTTAGAAACATATTTCATCGAAAAGCCTAAAGAGGTAGATCCTGATGAAGAATATATCGAAAAAGCTGGAAAATTCTGGTCCCGTGAAATTATGGAGGGGGCTACTTTCCCGCCAACTTTAAAAACTGAACGAAAATTTGATCGAAAAAAAATGATGACTGGTACTTTCGGTATAAAAGTTGAACCTTTCATTCATAACGCTGAACCAAAAGAAGAAGCAACAGCTGTTGTATTTGAAACAAAAGAAGGTACAAAACATCGTTTTAACATTGAAGAGGCTAAAACACTTATTTTCCAATTTAGTAAAGACGGTAAGATGCTAAATGATGACGGCCCTGTCTACTTATTAT
This window of the Rummeliibacillus pycnus genome carries:
- a CDS encoding FtsW/RodA/SpoVE family cell cycle protein, whose amino-acid sequence is MKTYLKKYAKYFDYPLFFTYVLLCVFGLVMIYSASMFWAVHTLQTTPDFFYKKQLMNLTVAAVAFLIGFIIPYKRYKDRKMMMLIIATMLILLMSVFLFGYSPDNSGAKSWLNFGFANLQPSELTKLGMILYFAAFFAKKRETGKLDIINESIMPPLLVFGAAILFIGLEPDLGAIGLITMIVLSVMAASGMKFSTFSKIIGWLIGLAVVGLIGLFIFKDSFFTVRRMGRLRAYLDPFKDSDAFGYQIVNGYYAIGSGGVKGLGLGQSVQKMGYLPEPQTDFILAIISEELGTFGVAIVLFGLGYIVYKAMRIAIKAKDPMARMIAAGIGSWIGIQTFVNVGGLSGIIPLTGVPLPFISYGGTSIILLSLAMGILANVSMIVKKESQ
- the pyc gene encoding pyruvate carboxylase, giving the protein MSINKILVANRGEIAIRVFRACTELNIHTVAIYSREDSGSFHRYKADEAYLVGDGKKPIDAYLDIEGILKIAKESGADAIHPGYGFLSENLEFAKRCEEEGIIFIGPTSKHLDMFGDKVKAREQAVAAGIPVIPGTDGPVESLEEVLAFGEEHQYPLMIKAALGGGGRGMRVVHNTEEAQEAYERAKSEAKAAFGSDEVYVEKCILHPKHIEVQILGDKEGNLVHLYERDCSIQRRHQKVVEIAPSNSISHELRERICNAAVQLMKNVNYINAGTVEFLVANDDFYFIEVNPRVQVEHTITEMVTGIDIVHAQINIANGYTLHGEVINIPEQSKIPLFGFAIQSRVTTEDPQNNFMPDTGKLMVYRSSGGFGVRLDAGNGFQGAVISPHYDSLLVKVSTWGNTFKEAAAKMDRNLQEFRIRGIKTNIPFLENVVRHPKFIDGKFDTSFIDSTPELFLFKPARDRGTKLLSYIGNVTINGFPGIEKKQKPIHPKPHKPQIERFQTIPAGTKRILDERGPEGLVKWIREQDDLLLTDTTMRDAHQSLLATRVRSYDMHEIADDTARIMENYFSLEMWGGATFDVAYRFLKEDPWERLIKLREQIPNVLFQMLLRGANAVGYKNYPDNLIKEFIQKSADAGIDVFRIFDSLNWIKGMEVAIDAARDAGKIAEAAICYTGDILDDSRAKYTVKYYKDMAKELEAAGAHILAIKDMAGLLKPEAAYRLISELKESTDLPIHLHSHDTSGNGIYLYAKAAEAGVDIVDTALGSMAGLTSQPSSNSLYYAMKGSERQVRANIDGLEKLSYYWEDVRKYYKDFESGMNSPHSEIYVHEMPGGQYSNLQQQAKGVGLGDRWEEVKKMYSRVNLLFGDIVKVTPSSKVVGDMALFMVQNELDEHSVLERGKTIDFPDSVIEFFQGYLGQPFGGFPEELQKVVLKDREPITVRPGELLEPVDLKEIRDTLFNKYNRPITSHEVLASALYPKVFEEYMETYSKFGDVSVLDTLTFLYGLKLGEEIEVEIEKGKTLIIKLVSIGEAQHDGTRVLYFELNGQPREIVIQDMTVEVAGERKPKADSSNANQIGATMPGTVLKVVVSPGSPVKRGEHLLITEAMKMETTVQAPKDGVIKKIFVDAGDAISTGDLLIEMES
- a CDS encoding YlaN family protein → MDTKSQSSYQEKALELLIADADKIAKLIRVQMEHLTMPQCPLYEEVLDTQMFGLSREIDFAVKLGLLEREKGRQILDSLEKELSALHDAFTEK